In Acidobacteriota bacterium, the following proteins share a genomic window:
- a CDS encoding amidase, translating into MKKKSGARRNVQGAKQPSTLDRRTFVKLLPAAGVAAAALPELGGEVVLAQQPQQPQTPQRITKEMLQVAEQIMGVDLDDAQEAMALPGVNRNLGNYEALRKIEVPLDTEPAIAFHPALPGMRAAKKSGGPKLKLKASKTEAPKFKAVEDLAFCTLTQLAELVRTKQVSSLDLTKMYLARLKKYGPKLLCVVTLTEELALQQAEAADREIKAGKYRGPLHGIPCGVKDLFATKGIKTTWGAEPFKERMIDYDSTVVERLRNAGAVLCAKLSMGALAQGGRWFAGMTRNPWQPEETQQGSSGSSAGSASATSAGLVGFALGTETLGSIVSPSSRCGVTGLRPTYGRISRYGAMALSWTMDKIGPICRGVEDCALVLDALYGPDGRDLTVGDAPFIWQPDQPLSKLRIGFVKAEFEPQPNRAAGGGGAGGGGGQGQNAAERLKMYQDALEALRKAGANLQPIELPKFDTNSLRIILNAEAATAFDDITRDGRVNQLSGQSASDWPNSFRTARFIPAVEYIRAQRARTLLMREMDKLMANWDVFVTPAPGSASLTITNLTGHPAAVVPCGFINNLPQAIMFTGNLYDEGGPLRVALAYQQATAWHTQHPKLD; encoded by the coding sequence ATGAAAAAGAAATCAGGTGCGCGCCGCAACGTTCAAGGTGCAAAGCAACCGTCAACACTCGACCGCCGCACGTTCGTCAAATTACTCCCCGCCGCTGGAGTCGCTGCCGCCGCACTGCCTGAACTTGGCGGCGAAGTGGTGCTAGCCCAACAGCCGCAACAACCCCAAACGCCGCAGCGCATCACCAAAGAGATGCTGCAAGTCGCCGAACAAATCATGGGCGTTGATTTGGACGATGCGCAGGAAGCAATGGCACTGCCCGGCGTCAATCGCAACCTGGGCAATTATGAAGCGCTGCGCAAAATCGAAGTTCCGCTCGACACTGAACCGGCCATCGCCTTTCATCCCGCCCTGCCCGGCATGCGCGCCGCCAAGAAATCCGGCGGCCCCAAGCTCAAACTCAAAGCCAGCAAAACCGAAGCGCCCAAATTCAAAGCCGTCGAAGACCTCGCCTTTTGCACGCTCACGCAACTGGCCGAACTCGTGCGCACCAAACAGGTCAGCTCGCTCGATCTGACCAAGATGTATCTGGCGCGCCTGAAAAAATACGGCCCCAAGCTGCTCTGCGTCGTCACGCTGACCGAAGAACTCGCGCTGCAACAGGCCGAAGCCGCCGACCGCGAAATCAAAGCAGGCAAATATCGCGGCCCGCTGCACGGCATTCCCTGCGGCGTCAAAGACCTCTTTGCCACCAAAGGCATCAAGACCACCTGGGGCGCCGAACCGTTCAAAGAACGGATGATTGATTACGATTCGACCGTGGTCGAACGCTTGCGCAACGCGGGTGCCGTGCTTTGCGCCAAACTCTCGATGGGCGCGCTGGCGCAGGGCGGACGCTGGTTCGCTGGGATGACGCGCAATCCCTGGCAGCCCGAAGAAACGCAACAAGGCTCCAGCGGTTCGTCGGCGGGTTCGGCCTCGGCGACTTCGGCGGGTTTAGTAGGCTTTGCACTCGGCACGGAAACGCTGGGTTCGATTGTCTCGCCGTCTTCGCGTTGCGGTGTGACCGGCTTGCGCCCGACTTACGGACGCATCAGCCGCTACGGCGCGATGGCGCTGAGCTGGACGATGGACAAGATCGGCCCCATCTGCCGTGGCGTAGAGGATTGCGCCCTCGTGCTCGACGCGCTTTATGGCCCCGACGGACGCGACCTCACCGTCGGCGACGCGCCCTTCATCTGGCAACCCGACCAGCCGCTCTCGAAGCTGCGCATCGGCTTCGTCAAAGCTGAATTCGAGCCGCAGCCCAATCGTGCTGCTGGTGGCGGTGGCGCGGGTGGTGGCGGCGGCCAAGGACAGAACGCTGCCGAACGGTTGAAGATGTACCAGGACGCGCTCGAAGCATTGCGCAAAGCGGGCGCGAATTTGCAGCCCATCGAATTGCCAAAATTCGACACGAACAGTCTGCGCATCATCCTGAATGCCGAGGCCGCCACAGCCTTTGACGACATCACGCGCGATGGCCGCGTCAATCAACTGTCCGGCCAAAGCGCCAGCGATTGGCCGAACAGCTTCCGCACAGCGCGCTTCATCCCGGCGGTCGAATACATCCGCGCCCAACGCGCCCGCACGCTGCTGATGCGCGAGATGGATAAGTTGATGGCGAACTGGGATGTCTTCGTCACCCCTGCCCCCGGCAGCGCCAGCCTGACCATCACCAACCTCACTGGCCACCCGGCTGCCGTCGTGCCCTGCGGTTTTATCAACAATCTACCGCAAGCGATTATGTTCACCGGGAATTTGTACGACGAAGGCGGACCGTTGCGAGTGGCGCTGGCCTATCAGCAAGCGACAGCTTGGCATACGCAGCATCCGAAGCTGGATTAA
- a CDS encoding acetamidase/formamidase family protein, protein MSAQQRRAPRPAPTPTHQLKPTPKTVAWGYYDAKAEPVLHIKSGDTIEIQTLITSNPTRLEAAGVPPAQVEQALRDINKEVTNKGPGGHILTGPIFVEGAEPGDVLEVRIQKIKLAIPYAYNSFGPRSGFIPEDFQSSKTKIIPLDEKKLVAHFADGIEIPLRPFFGSMGVAPPETMGRVNSAPPGIHAGNLDNKDLVEGTTLFIPVHVRGALFEVGDGHAGQGNGEVDITALETSLIGTFQFILRKDMKLKWPRGETPTHYIAMGIDKDLTEAAKIAVREAIDLLVTEKHLTREDAYMLCSVAVDFNITQVVDGTKGVHAMIPKAIFKATH, encoded by the coding sequence ATGAGTGCGCAACAACGCCGCGCGCCGCGTCCCGCGCCAACGCCGACGCATCAATTAAAGCCCACGCCGAAAACAGTCGCGTGGGGCTATTACGACGCCAAAGCCGAGCCGGTGCTGCACATCAAATCGGGCGACACAATCGAGATTCAAACCCTGATCACCAGCAACCCGACGCGCTTGGAAGCCGCAGGCGTGCCGCCCGCGCAGGTTGAACAAGCCTTGCGCGACATCAACAAAGAAGTCACCAACAAAGGGCCGGGCGGCCACATCCTGACCGGGCCGATCTTTGTCGAAGGTGCCGAACCGGGCGATGTGCTCGAAGTGCGCATTCAAAAGATCAAGCTGGCGATTCCCTACGCCTACAATTCCTTTGGCCCACGCAGCGGGTTCATCCCGGAAGACTTTCAATCGTCAAAGACGAAGATCATCCCGCTGGATGAAAAGAAGCTGGTCGCGCATTTCGCCGACGGCATAGAGATTCCGCTGCGCCCGTTTTTTGGCAGCATGGGCGTCGCGCCGCCCGAAACGATGGGGCGCGTCAACAGCGCACCGCCGGGCATTCACGCGGGCAATCTGGATAACAAAGACCTGGTGGAAGGGACGACGCTCTTTATTCCAGTGCATGTGCGCGGCGCTTTGTTCGAGGTCGGTGACGGCCACGCCGGGCAAGGCAATGGCGAAGTGGACATCACGGCGCTCGAAACTTCGCTCATCGGCACCTTTCAGTTCATCTTGCGCAAGGACATGAAATTGAAATGGCCGCGCGGCGAAACGCCTACGCACTATATCGCGATGGGCATAGACAAAGATTTGACCGAAGCGGCCAAGATCGCCGTGCGCGAAGCGATTGATTTGCTGGTGACGGAAAAGCATCTGACGCGCGAAGATGCCTATATGCTGTGCAGCGTCGCGGTGGATTTCAATATCACGCAGGTCGTGGACGGCACCAAAGGCGTGCACGCCATGATTCCCAAAGCGATCTTCAAAGCAACGCACTGA
- a CDS encoding FKBP-type peptidyl-prolyl cis-trans isomerase — MKRIRIAAILTLTLFTALDVSAQTKRPMRTSTGKAAGTGAAGSVEATIKKLEAEWFAAVTSKDTATISRIFADDMLTGDDDGTWLKKADMLKYVKAGLPIDKVTSDEFKLRLYGTTAIVNGKSSFYADGKKLGQNHHTAVWVKRAGKWQVVAWQSTPIKINLAKTTEKTMTTASGLQYEDIVVGTGESPKSGQMTKVHYTGWLTDGTKFDSSVDRGQPFEFEVGMGRVIRGWDEGVLTMKIGGKRKLIIPPQLGYGARGAGGVIPPNATLVFEVELLGVQ, encoded by the coding sequence ATGAAGCGAATCCGCATTGCGGCCATCCTGACCCTGACCTTGTTCACGGCGTTGGATGTGTCCGCGCAAACAAAGCGTCCAATGCGTACCAGCACAGGCAAAGCGGCGGGCACAGGCGCAGCCGGTTCGGTCGAAGCGACGATCAAAAAGCTCGAAGCCGAATGGTTCGCCGCGGTGACCAGCAAAGACACTGCAACGATCAGCCGCATCTTCGCCGATGACATGCTGACGGGCGATGACGACGGCACCTGGCTGAAAAAAGCCGACATGCTGAAATACGTCAAGGCTGGCTTGCCCATTGATAAAGTCACGAGCGACGAATTCAAGCTGCGGCTGTATGGCACGACGGCCATCGTGAATGGCAAATCCAGCTTTTATGCCGATGGCAAAAAGCTGGGCCAAAATCATCACACCGCCGTGTGGGTCAAACGCGCAGGCAAATGGCAAGTCGTGGCGTGGCAATCCACGCCGATCAAAATCAACTTGGCAAAAACTACGGAGAAAACAATGACGACTGCTTCAGGTTTGCAATACGAAGACATTGTTGTCGGCACGGGCGAAAGTCCCAAATCCGGCCAAATGACCAAAGTGCATTACACCGGCTGGCTGACGGATGGAACCAAATTCGATAGCTCGGTGGATCGTGGACAACCATTTGAATTCGAGGTTGGCATGGGTCGCGTCATCAGAGGCTGGGACGAAGGCGTGCTGACCATGAAAATCGGCGGCAAACGCAAGCTGATCATCCCGCCGCAACTCGGTTACGGCGCGCGCGGCGCAGGCGGCGTGATTCCGCCAAATGCCACGCTGGTGTTTGAAGTGGAATTGCTGGGTGTGCAGTAA
- the lpxD gene encoding UDP-3-O-(3-hydroxymyristoyl)glucosamine N-acyltransferase, translated as MKLSELAQLTNATIETGAPDLEITGAAGLAEARAGQVAFLSNPRYTGQVNETQAAAIFLAANTPITRTDIAVLRAKDPYLAYTKALRLFHPDVEVTPFVHPSAVIDPTAQVAADAHIGACTVIGLHCVVGSKVLLHPNVTLYEGVHIGADSVIHSGVALRANTQIGARVIIHNNVVVGSDGFGFAKNEDKSWLKIPQTGRVVIEDDVEIGAGTTIDSASVGETRLKRGVKIDNLVQIGHSCTIDEDALICSQTGLAGSSHIGRRVILAGQVGIAGHLHVGDDAVITAKSATSHDIPPGKVISGIPGFDNKDWLRATAAYRRLGEMARTVRELEKRLAQLEKEPEN; from the coding sequence ATGAAACTTTCCGAACTCGCTCAACTCACCAACGCCACCATCGAAACCGGCGCGCCCGATTTAGAGATCACTGGCGCGGCGGGCCTGGCCGAAGCCCGCGCGGGGCAGGTGGCCTTTCTCTCGAATCCGCGCTACACCGGACAAGTCAACGAGACGCAGGCGGCAGCCATCTTCCTCGCCGCCAACACGCCGATTACACGCACTGACATCGCCGTCTTGCGGGCCAAAGACCCATACCTGGCTTACACCAAAGCGCTGCGCCTCTTTCATCCCGACGTTGAAGTCACACCCTTCGTGCATCCATCTGCCGTGATTGATCCGACGGCGCAAGTGGCGGCGGATGCGCATATCGGGGCCTGCACTGTCATCGGACTGCATTGCGTCGTGGGCAGCAAGGTTTTGCTGCATCCGAACGTCACGCTTTACGAAGGCGTCCACATCGGTGCGGATTCAGTGATTCATTCCGGCGTCGCCTTGCGCGCCAACACGCAGATCGGCGCGCGCGTGATCATTCATAACAATGTCGTCGTGGGTTCAGACGGCTTCGGCTTTGCCAAGAACGAAGACAAAAGCTGGCTGAAGATTCCGCAAACGGGTCGCGTCGTGATCGAAGACGATGTCGAAATCGGCGCGGGCACGACGATTGACTCGGCTTCGGTCGGCGAGACGCGCCTCAAACGCGGCGTCAAGATTGATAACCTGGTACAGATCGGCCACTCCTGCACGATTGACGAAGACGCGCTGATCTGTTCGCAAACCGGCCTCGCGGGCAGTTCGCACATTGGCCGCCGCGTGATTTTGGCCGGGCAGGTCGGCATCGCCGGACACTTGCACGTGGGCGACGATGCGGTCATCACGGCCAAAAGCGCCACCAGCCACGACATCCCGCCGGGCAAAGTCATTTCGGGCATTCCGGGCTTTGATAACAAGGATTGGTTGCGCGCGACGGCGGCGTATCGGCGCTTGGGCGAGATGGCGCGGACGGTGCGGGAGTTAGAAAAGCGATTGGCGCAGTTGGAGAAAGAGCCTGAGAATTAG
- a CDS encoding tetratricopeptide repeat protein, giving the protein MKAIQIFQSPARAYRAPIQYGERERPEPRYKVHSGSSGRSRSPYCIVILLALLLSACQNPEQEKAAHLARGQQYLKDQQYAEARLEFRNALQRDRNLAAAHHGLGDASLALGNLQEAAEQFQLAAKLDANNLDARLRLGQMFLQYTRLGRQQEEAVKEAERLVNEILAKDANNAEAFILLAQVRTMQKRYDDAKAELDRAIKLNPNRVEPYLALARYYDQRASEAGTAATFRAQADAAFKEAIAKNPQSAPARLAYGDFLFANRRSAEAEQQLLAAFQHDAKDRLVLIALRRFYENQERYDEAEKYLARQIEFEPDKTGGRAQVIDLHARAGRTEQAIGEYQQLLKDHPDFQRGYARLAEMLLAQGRANEAKQQLEAAFQRNKQDTDALLVRGRIRTLEGDYREAILDLEQALRLEPALPAALYYTSDAYLQNNDPVRARSLVNSLLGYYPRHPMGLLMLIRIHLHQNKAGDALDTANQLLNVLAALKTSDTDFQATRLPAEALKDLESKAYTSRAVARLQLGDYTNAANDLNRAADIDPHAAEPHINLATIHLLKRDLTRALAAADKAVELAPSSPAAIAMLVDVTLAQKNYQPALAKLDSLLAAQSAQTARAQLLFQKSRLYDATGDTANTETALRQALAADPDFMTAYFALSDFYKRKNLFERAITELDAVTKNNRQSQQTAQAHLLIGLLEEERGRYSEALNHYEHALSFDSRSLGAAIAYNNLAWLYADKNMGNLDKATDNAQHAISIAPEASFFDTLGYAYYKKGQHSIAIEQFNKALERRPANAGYYLHLARALRENNEAARARQAYEKALQIGGGNFAEANQARQEMAALPRD; this is encoded by the coding sequence ATGAAGGCAATTCAGATATTTCAATCTCCGGCGCGCGCGTATCGCGCGCCAATACAGTACGGGGAGCGTGAGCGACCTGAGCCACGATATAAAGTACATTCGGGAAGCTCAGGTCGCTCACGCTCCCCGTACTGCATCGTTATCCTGCTCGCGCTGTTACTTTCCGCCTGCCAAAATCCAGAACAAGAAAAAGCCGCCCATCTCGCGCGCGGCCAGCAATACCTGAAAGATCAGCAATACGCCGAGGCCCGCCTTGAATTTCGCAACGCCTTGCAACGCGACCGCAATCTGGCCGCCGCGCATCACGGTTTGGGCGATGCCAGCCTCGCGCTCGGCAACCTGCAAGAGGCCGCCGAACAGTTCCAACTCGCGGCCAAACTCGACGCCAACAACCTGGACGCGCGTTTGCGGCTAGGCCAGATGTTTTTGCAATACACGCGGCTGGGCCGTCAGCAGGAGGAAGCCGTCAAAGAGGCCGAACGCCTCGTCAACGAAATCCTCGCCAAAGACGCCAACAACGCCGAAGCCTTCATCCTGCTCGCCCAAGTGCGCACCATGCAGAAACGCTACGACGACGCCAAGGCCGAACTCGACCGCGCCATCAAGCTCAATCCCAATCGCGTCGAACCTTATCTGGCGCTCGCCCGCTACTACGATCAACGCGCCAGCGAGGCGGGCACCGCCGCCACGTTCAGAGCACAAGCCGATGCCGCGTTCAAAGAAGCCATCGCCAAAAATCCGCAATCCGCCCCGGCCCGGCTGGCGTATGGCGATTTCCTCTTTGCCAACCGCCGCAGTGCCGAAGCCGAGCAGCAACTGCTCGCGGCCTTCCAGCACGACGCCAAAGATCGGCTGGTGCTGATCGCCTTGCGCCGCTTTTATGAAAATCAGGAGCGTTACGACGAAGCCGAAAAATACCTCGCGCGACAAATCGAATTCGAGCCTGACAAGACTGGCGGACGCGCCCAGGTCATTGATTTGCACGCGCGCGCAGGTCGCACCGAACAGGCCATCGGCGAATATCAGCAACTGCTCAAAGACCATCCCGATTTTCAGCGCGGCTATGCACGCCTAGCCGAAATGTTGCTCGCGCAGGGTCGTGCGAACGAAGCCAAGCAACAACTCGAGGCCGCTTTTCAACGCAACAAACAGGACACCGACGCGTTGCTCGTGCGTGGCCGCATACGCACGCTCGAAGGCGATTACCGCGAAGCCATCCTTGATCTGGAACAGGCGCTGCGACTGGAACCGGCGTTACCTGCCGCGCTGTACTACACATCGGATGCGTACCTGCAAAACAACGATCCGGTGCGCGCGCGTTCGCTGGTCAACAGTTTGCTCGGTTATTACCCGCGCCATCCGATGGGCCTGTTGATGCTCATCCGCATTCACTTGCACCAGAACAAGGCTGGTGATGCGCTCGACACGGCGAATCAATTGCTCAACGTGCTGGCCGCGCTCAAAACCAGCGACACCGATTTTCAGGCCACGCGCCTGCCCGCCGAGGCGTTGAAGGATTTGGAGAGCAAGGCCTACACCTCGCGCGCCGTCGCCCGTTTGCAACTTGGCGATTACACCAACGCGGCCAATGACCTGAACCGTGCCGCCGACATTGACCCGCACGCCGCCGAACCGCACATCAATCTGGCGACCATTCACCTGCTCAAACGCGATCTGACTAGAGCTTTGGCAGCCGCCGACAAAGCCGTCGAACTCGCGCCTAGTAGCCCTGCCGCCATCGCCATGCTGGTGGATGTGACGCTCGCGCAAAAGAACTACCAACCGGCGCTCGCCAAACTTGATTCGCTGCTCGCCGCGCAATCCGCCCAAACGGCACGCGCCCAATTGCTCTTTCAAAAATCGCGGCTCTACGATGCGACAGGCGATACAGCGAATACGGAAACCGCCTTGCGCCAAGCGCTCGCGGCTGATCCTGATTTCATGACGGCCTATTTCGCGCTCAGCGATTTTTACAAACGCAAGAACCTCTTTGAGCGCGCCATCACTGAACTCGACGCCGTCACCAAAAACAATCGCCAATCCCAACAGACCGCCCAGGCGCACCTGCTGATCGGCTTGCTCGAAGAAGAGCGCGGGCGCTATTCCGAAGCGCTCAACCATTACGAACACGCGCTCAGCTTCGACAGCCGTTCACTGGGCGCGGCCATTGCCTACAACAATCTCGCCTGGCTCTACGCCGACAAAAACATGGGCAATCTCGACAAAGCCACCGACAACGCCCAACACGCCATCAGCATCGCGCCCGAAGCCAGCTTCTTCGACACGCTCGGTTACGCCTATTACAAAAAAGGCCAGCACAGCATCGCCATCGAACAATTCAACAAAGCCCTCGAACGGCGGCCCGCCAACGCGGGCTATTACCTGCATCTGGCGCGAGCCTTGCGCGAAAACAACGAAGCGGCGCGGGCGCGGCAGGCGTATGAAAAGGCGTTGCAGATTGGCGGCGGGAATTTTGCGGAAGCGAATCAGGCGCGGCAGGAGATGGCGGCGTTGCCTAGGGACTAA
- the folE gene encoding GTP cyclohydrolase I FolE, producing MNSEQNMDLEKIAAGVRLILEGIGEDVERDGLRETPQRVAEMYAEICGGLHEQAEAELKVIPSGAPDGEDLVMVKDIAIASLCEHHLVPFTGKVHIAYIPQNGRIVGLSKLARIAEIFARRPQVQERLTTQIAELLYRGPLQPKGVFVVMEAEHLCMVMRGIKKHGATTVTSALRGVFKEDERARNEALALLRRS from the coding sequence ATGAACAGCGAGCAGAACATGGATTTGGAAAAGATTGCCGCCGGGGTGCGTTTGATCCTCGAAGGCATCGGCGAAGATGTGGAACGTGACGGCTTGCGCGAAACGCCGCAGCGCGTGGCCGAAATGTACGCTGAAATCTGCGGTGGCTTGCACGAACAGGCCGAAGCTGAATTGAAAGTCATCCCGTCCGGCGCGCCCGATGGCGAAGACTTGGTGATGGTCAAAGACATCGCCATCGCTTCGCTGTGCGAACATCATCTGGTGCCGTTCACCGGCAAGGTGCACATCGCTTACATCCCGCAAAACGGACGCATCGTGGGTTTGTCGAAACTGGCGCGCATCGCCGAGATTTTCGCGCGGCGTCCGCAAGTGCAGGAACGCTTGACGACACAAATTGCCGAATTGCTTTATCGCGGCCCGCTGCAACCCAAAGGCGTGTTCGTAGTAATGGAAGCCGAGCATCTATGCATGGTGATGCGCGGCATCAAAAAACACGGCGCAACGACCGTGACCTCAGCGTTGCGCGGCGTATTCAAAGAAGACGAGCGTGCGCGGAATGAAGCGCTGGCTTTATTGCGGCGTAGTTAA
- a CDS encoding tannase/feruloyl esterase family alpha/beta hydrolase, producing MAIFLLAVLAWPAAAATCESLAELRLSNTTITTAQSIAAGAFTPASGSAAPYKDLPAFCRVAGVIKPSSDSDIRFEVWLPSANWNGKFHGIGNGGFAGSISYAGLAGALARGYASASTDTGHATSDAAWALGHPEKIVDYGYRAIHEMTDKAKQIVKAFYGDGPQRSYFASCSNGGRQALMEAQRYPNDYDGIIAGAPANAFTYILTGFAWNMKNTLADPANYIPARKLKAIEAAALAACDTRDGVKDGVLAEPVKCNFDPAVLLCKGEETDECLTEKQVAALKKIYAGPRNAKGQLIIPGFTPGGETGPGGWTAWITGGTPTTAAQFFFSTQAFKNMVYNDPNWDFKTFELERDGKVANEKLAPILNATDPDLKAFNAHGGKLILYHGWNDAALPPVNTINYFQSVAAKLGQRQANGFVRLFMAPGVQHCNNGPGPDAFGQMVTSTQSDPQHDLTLALERWVEQGVAPEQVIATKRQGGQVTRTRPLCAYPQVAQYKGSGSTDDAANFVCVTPKAGNQKK from the coding sequence ATGGCCATTTTTCTGCTTGCCGTACTGGCTTGGCCTGCGGCTGCCGCCACGTGCGAAAGCTTGGCGGAATTGAGGTTGTCCAACACCACGATCACAACAGCGCAATCCATTGCCGCCGGAGCCTTCACGCCGGCCAGCGGTTCGGCCGCGCCATACAAAGACCTGCCCGCCTTTTGCCGCGTAGCCGGGGTGATCAAACCGTCCAGTGATTCGGACATTAGGTTTGAAGTCTGGTTGCCGAGCGCGAATTGGAACGGCAAATTTCATGGCATCGGCAATGGCGGGTTCGCCGGTTCGATCTCGTATGCAGGACTGGCGGGCGCGTTGGCGCGTGGTTACGCCTCGGCTTCGACGGATACGGGACATGCCACATCAGACGCAGCTTGGGCACTGGGCCATCCCGAAAAGATTGTGGATTACGGCTACCGCGCGATTCACGAGATGACCGACAAGGCCAAACAGATCGTCAAGGCGTTTTATGGCGATGGCCCGCAGCGTTCGTATTTCGCTAGTTGCTCGAACGGTGGGCGGCAGGCGTTGATGGAGGCACAGCGTTATCCCAATGATTACGACGGCATCATCGCGGGCGCGCCGGCGAATGCGTTCACTTACATCCTGACGGGCTTTGCCTGGAATATGAAAAATACGTTGGCTGATCCGGCCAACTACATTCCAGCAAGAAAACTGAAAGCCATCGAAGCCGCCGCGCTCGCCGCATGTGACACGCGCGATGGCGTGAAAGACGGCGTGCTCGCTGAGCCGGTGAAATGCAATTTCGATCCGGCGGTTTTGCTCTGCAAAGGCGAAGAAACGGATGAATGCCTGACCGAAAAGCAGGTCGCCGCATTGAAGAAAATTTACGCCGGGCCGCGTAATGCCAAAGGCCAACTTATTATTCCTGGCTTCACGCCCGGCGGTGAGACAGGGCCGGGCGGTTGGACGGCCTGGATTACGGGCGGAACGCCGACCACGGCTGCGCAATTCTTTTTCTCGACGCAGGCGTTCAAGAACATGGTTTACAACGATCCAAATTGGGATTTCAAAACCTTTGAGCTGGAACGCGACGGTAAGGTGGCGAATGAGAAGCTCGCGCCGATCTTGAATGCGACCGATCCAGATTTGAAAGCCTTCAATGCGCACGGCGGCAAGCTGATTCTTTATCACGGCTGGAACGATGCGGCGCTGCCGCCGGTGAATACGATCAACTATTTTCAGAGCGTGGCGGCGAAGCTGGGCCAGCGGCAGGCGAATGGTTTTGTGCGTTTGTTTATGGCGCCCGGCGTGCAGCATTGCAACAATGGCCCCGGCCCCGATGCGTTCGGGCAGATGGTGACGAGCACGCAATCTGACCCGCAGCACGATCTGACGCTGGCCTTGGAACGTTGGGTAGAACAGGGCGTCGCGCCGGAGCAAGTGATCGCGACGAAACGGCAAGGCGGACAAGTGACGCGCACACGACCGCTTTGCGCTTATCCACAGGTGGCGCAGTACAAAGGCAGCGGCAGCACGGATGACGCCGCGAATTTCGTTTGCGTGACGCCAAAGGCTGGCAATCAGAAAAAGTAA